Sequence from the Bacteroidales bacterium genome:
CAAAATTGTTTACAACACCCGGGAGCTTGTAAGACCTAATCGGAAAAACATTCGAAAACATCGGCAAAAGAAACCTTATTCTATGAATTACAAAAGGTTATGACAGATTATTAACTAAACGACATTGGGTCATAATTTATAAAATACTTTTCACAAAATCACCAACTATTTTTGACCACATTGCCTTGTCTTATAAATTTGTAAATATTATAAAAATAACCTTACAATATAACAACAGATGCAAAGCCGTTTGCCGAATCTGGTACAACCATAATTGAACGTGATAAATGCTGTCACATTTAAGTAGCTGCAAGCTGCTGTTTATTGCCGAAGTTACGAAGACGCTACTCCGAACGGTTTTGTTTTTTTATTGTTTTCCTGTGCTGAACCGGTTTCAGCCTTAAAATAATATATCCTATTAACGCAGAACTTAAAGAACCGATGAGAATACCAATTTTTGCAGAATCAATATAAACAGGACTATTTTCAAAAGCTAAGCTTGCAATAAAAATTGCCATTGTAAAACCTATTCCGGCTAAAAATGAAACTCCTATTATTTGTTTGTTGCTGATTTCTTTTGGAACTTCGATAAGTTTAATTTTTTTAGCTCCCAAAATAATAGAAGAAATACCGATACTGTTTCCTAAAACTAAACAAATTATAATATTTCTTATCAGCGAAGAATCTAAATCAATATTGCTGCTAATCAACACCCCTGCATTAGCTAATGCAAAAACAGGAATAATAAAATAGGCAACCCAACCGTGTAATCTATGTTCTAAGTGTTGAAGAGGTGACTGATATTTGTCTGTCCAATTTTCCAGATTATCAATTTGTGCAATTTGTTCTTTCGATAGTATCGGTTTTTTTGATACTACAGCTTGTTTAATCTTTTCAGTAATATTTACTAAATTTTCAATAAATGCAGGAGTGTTAATTTTTTGCCTTACAGGAACTGAAAAGGCTAATAAAATTCCTGCAAGCGTAGGATGAATACCTGACTTTAAAAATAACACCCAAATTATTATTCCGAAAATAACCAGTAAATATTTCGAATAATAGCCTTTAAAAGATATTATATAAAGTATTCCTAACAAAATTAATGCACTAAGTAAAAAAACAAAGTTAATATTTCCGCTGTAAAGTACTGCAATAACTAATACAGC
This genomic interval carries:
- the nhaA gene encoding Na+/H+ antiporter NhaA yields the protein MIRKKILSPFQKFVKIESFSGILLLLATIIALLWANSQFGESYKSLWQYKLGFSSQHFELNKPLILWINDGLMAVFFFLIGLEIKREFLIGELNSAKKIAFPLLGALGGMLVPVLLFIVINKNPETANAWGVPMATDIAFSLAILKLLGKRVPLSLKIFLTAFAIVDDIGAVLVIAVLYSGNINFVFLLSALILLGILYIISFKGYYSKYLLVIFGIIIWVLFLKSGIHPTLAGILLAFSVPVRQKINTPAFIENLVNITEKIKQAVVSKKPILSKEQIAQIDNLENWTDKYQSPLQHLEHRLHGWVAYFIIPVFALANAGVLISSNIDLDSSLIRNIIICLVLGNSIGISSIILGAKKIKLIEVPKEISNKQIIGVSFLAGIGFTMAIFIASLAFENSPVYIDSAKIGILIGSLSSALIGYIILRLKPVQHRKTIKKQNRSE